From Myxococcales bacterium, a single genomic window includes:
- a CDS encoding universal stress protein, translated as MNGPRRILVATDFSPDSHVALASASAIARSLSGRVEVVYVWEPPVGLSLTDEARVRDLARKRAKLHMREFVRGAGSPPHHTRVEVGAPHELIVTLAAAGKFALIVMGAAGIGANPSRVGTVTRRVLGSAHCPVLTLRAPSTPQALPVPPRGVGA; from the coding sequence ATGAACGGACCGCGGCGAATCCTCGTCGCCACCGATTTCTCCCCTGACTCCCACGTCGCGCTCGCCAGTGCGAGCGCCATCGCGCGGAGTCTGTCGGGACGTGTCGAGGTGGTCTACGTGTGGGAACCGCCGGTCGGCCTGTCACTGACCGACGAAGCGCGCGTGCGCGATCTCGCCCGCAAGCGGGCCAAGCTTCACATGCGAGAGTTCGTGCGCGGCGCGGGCTCCCCTCCCCATCACACTCGCGTCGAGGTCGGTGCGCCGCACGAGCTGATCGTTACTCTGGCCGCCGCCGGAAAGTTCGCTCTGATCGTGATGGGGGCGGCAGGGATTGGAGCCAATCCCAGCCGGGTCGGCACGGTGACTCGGCGCGTGCTCGGCTCGGCGCACTGTCCAGTCCTGACGCTGCGTGCACCCAGCACTCCACAAGCGCTGCCCGTGCCTCCGCGCGGTGTCGGAGCTTGA
- a CDS encoding metallophosphoesterase: MGVLPRVNLHRSVAPEGRAAEPLTARAEKLASQFRVRRYAGPSAHVGVLSHLRIAHLTDLHVGRVTPEAVQETAVELTNRERPDVVVITGDFVCHSQLYLDQLSWIVSSFEAPVVCVLGNHDYWAGADEVRHALRRGGAEILSNQHTVLTFRGQRLQLVGLDDAYTGHASIEDAVRGLAPGLPTLGLSHIAEEADALWAHGVPLVLSGHTHAGQVTLARLHEIAIGRLAGHRYVHGLYGARRGDGGASGAVYVGAGVGASVMPIRIGERGRRELTVFELGHEPGSFEEPLAEQPPGPGRAPTPKQRYARAAAVVAKEQRRRRRRPS; this comes from the coding sequence ATGGGGGTCTTGCCGCGCGTCAACCTGCACCGAAGTGTGGCTCCTGAGGGTCGCGCCGCCGAGCCGCTCACTGCGCGGGCTGAGAAACTCGCCTCGCAGTTTCGGGTGCGCCGATACGCTGGCCCGAGCGCCCATGTCGGTGTGCTCTCGCACCTGCGCATCGCCCATCTGACGGATCTGCACGTGGGCCGGGTCACACCCGAGGCGGTCCAGGAAACGGCGGTCGAGCTCACCAACCGCGAGCGGCCCGACGTGGTCGTGATCACGGGTGACTTCGTGTGTCACAGTCAACTCTACCTCGATCAGCTCTCGTGGATCGTGTCGAGCTTCGAGGCTCCCGTCGTGTGTGTGCTGGGCAATCACGACTACTGGGCTGGTGCGGACGAGGTGCGCCATGCGCTCCGGCGCGGCGGCGCCGAGATCCTGTCCAACCAACACACGGTGCTGACGTTCCGCGGTCAGCGACTGCAGCTCGTTGGGCTGGATGACGCCTATACGGGTCACGCATCGATCGAGGATGCCGTGCGAGGCCTCGCTCCTGGACTGCCGACCCTGGGGCTCTCCCACATCGCCGAGGAAGCCGACGCGCTCTGGGCGCACGGTGTTCCGCTGGTGCTCTCCGGTCATACCCACGCCGGTCAGGTCACGTTGGCGCGGCTGCACGAGATCGCCATCGGGCGGCTGGCCGGACATCGTTACGTGCACGGACTGTACGGTGCACGGCGCGGTGACGGCGGTGCCTCGGGTGCGGTGTACGTCGGGGCGGGGGTTGGCGCGTCCGTGATGCCGATCCGGATCGGCGAACGAGGCCGGCGCGAACTGACCGTGTTCGAGCTAGGACACGAACCCGGGAGCTTCGAGGAGCCGCTCGCAGAACAACCACCAGGGCCCGGACGCGCTCCGACGCCCAAACAACGCTATGCCCGTGCGGCCGCCGTGGTGGCGAAGGAGCAACGGCGCCGGCGGCGCCGGCCCAGCTGA
- a CDS encoding response regulator yields the protein MSASRVLVVDDNADLAENVAEILSGIDSLNIECELAGSGAAALAVARKHGPALDLLLVDRRLPDVDGLDLVTDLRRTCPLAEAIIITGDAKVESAAAAVGQGVFAYLLKPFEPADLLAKVGGALARQTLVSERETLRAQLEESERRYREVVEAVPAFVTALDPDGTIRLWNRRLEEVTGFARQEMLGKPGRDLLGTGGDRRLGLKSGGRLLIRWQLAEVPGPRSGPTTLAVGIDVTEERTMQRRTAVAERLAAVGTLAAGLAHEVRNPLNSASLQLQVLRRRLERGQNTPATLLPVVDIVHDEIGRLDRLVSDFLAFARPNPLALKTAELSELVQSVAVQLRPEAEARGVTINAGSPGARTQIEGDPERLRQVLINLMRNALEATATAGGSVNVGVTDGVDGFVEVFVEDTGHGFADDAPIFDAFYTTKEAGTGLGLAIVHRIVNEHGGTIHAESRPGRTRFTLRFPGLVGHSS from the coding sequence ATGAGCGCCAGTCGGGTCTTGGTCGTCGATGACAACGCCGACCTCGCCGAGAACGTCGCCGAGATCCTGTCCGGCATCGACTCGCTGAACATCGAGTGTGAGCTGGCCGGGTCCGGTGCCGCTGCGCTGGCCGTTGCTCGGAAACACGGACCGGCACTCGATCTGTTGCTCGTTGATCGCCGGCTTCCCGACGTCGATGGGCTGGATCTGGTCACGGACCTGCGCCGCACGTGCCCATTGGCGGAGGCCATCATCATCACCGGCGACGCCAAGGTGGAGAGCGCCGCGGCGGCCGTCGGGCAGGGCGTCTTTGCCTACCTCCTCAAGCCGTTCGAACCGGCGGACCTGCTCGCCAAGGTCGGCGGCGCGCTCGCCCGACAGACCCTCGTGAGCGAGCGCGAAACCCTTCGAGCGCAGCTCGAAGAGTCCGAGCGGCGTTATCGCGAAGTCGTCGAGGCGGTTCCCGCGTTCGTCACCGCACTCGACCCGGACGGTACCATCCGGCTCTGGAACCGGCGACTCGAAGAGGTCACCGGCTTCGCGCGCCAAGAGATGCTCGGCAAGCCCGGGCGCGATCTCCTTGGCACAGGCGGCGACCGCCGCCTCGGCTTGAAGTCCGGAGGGCGCTTGCTGATCCGCTGGCAGCTGGCGGAGGTCCCCGGTCCCCGAAGTGGCCCGACGACCTTGGCGGTCGGGATCGACGTAACCGAGGAGCGCACGATGCAGCGCCGAACGGCGGTCGCGGAGCGCCTGGCGGCGGTGGGAACGCTAGCCGCGGGCCTGGCTCACGAGGTTCGCAATCCGCTCAACTCGGCGAGCTTGCAACTTCAGGTCTTGCGTCGGCGCCTGGAGCGCGGCCAGAACACGCCCGCCACACTGCTCCCCGTGGTGGACATCGTCCATGACGAGATAGGTCGTCTCGATCGCTTGGTGTCCGACTTTTTGGCTTTTGCGCGCCCGAACCCCTTGGCCCTCAAGACCGCGGAGCTCTCCGAGCTCGTCCAGTCCGTGGCGGTTCAACTCCGCCCGGAAGCAGAAGCCCGTGGCGTGACCATCAACGCTGGGTCGCCCGGCGCGCGCACCCAAATCGAGGGAGATCCGGAGCGGCTGCGGCAGGTCTTGATCAATTTGATGCGGAATGCGCTCGAAGCGACGGCCACAGCCGGCGGTAGCGTGAACGTCGGTGTCACGGATGGCGTCGACGGTTTTGTGGAAGTCTTCGTGGAAGATACCGGCCACGGCTTTGCAGACGACGCCCCGATCTTCGACGCCTTTTACACCACGAAGGAGGCGGGGACGGGCCTGGGCTTGGCGATCGTGCATCGGATCGTCAACGAGCACGGCGGCACGATTCACGCGGAGTCTCGCCCAGGGCGCACACGTTTTACGCTGCGTTTTCCCGGACTCGTCGGGCACAGCTCGTAA
- the nifJ gene encoding pyruvate:ferredoxin (flavodoxin) oxidoreductase: MNAITHVAVDGNEAAASVAYRASEVIAIYPITPASAMGELADDWSAHGEPNLWGRIPSVTEMQSEGGAAGAVHGALQAGCLATTFTASQGLLLMIPNMFKIAGELTPFVLHVAARTIATHALSIFGDHSDVMACRGTGFAMLCSSSVQEAQDFACIAHAATLNSRVPFLHFFDGFRVSHEIAKIVRLDDDQLRHMLPEEAISAHRDRALTPDRPVLRGTAQNPDTFFQAREAINSVYAECPGIVERAMSRFAEATGRSYRLFEYQGHPEAERVIVIMGSAAETVEQTVNALVARGERVGVLKVRLYRPFSAAHFLAEIPKSARTVAVLDRTKEPGAPGEPLYLDVVATWFAAAERPAPRVVGGRYGLSSKEFTPAMVKSVFDELAKPSPRHGFTVGIVDDVTQLSLDVDSSFRLPADGAYQAVFWGLGSDGTVGANKSSIKIIGEEADRFAQGYFVYDSKKSGAVTISHLRFGPQPIHAPYLIDEAELVACHQFDLLERYDVLATARDGAIFLLNAPQKGADLWAALPREVQATILGKKLVCYVVDAHGLAREHGLGGRINTVMQACFFVLSGALPRDEALARIEASIKKSYGSRGDELVHRNILAARAAAEHLVPFTPPTLEQNGRPRPPPIPPHAPDFVQRVSGMILAGQGDLLPVSAFPIDGTWPVGTSRFEKRNLAHEIPVWDEGLCIQCNKCALVCPHAAIRAKVYDGAALAGAPEAFKSTEWKSGTLRGQSYTIQVAPEDCTGCSVCVAVCPAKDKSNPRHKAIDMQAQAPLRETERRSYEFFLGLPEAARSGLAVDVKESQLLEPLFEYSGACSGCGETPYIKLLTQLFGDRLLMANATGCSSIYGGNLPTTPYTTNKAGRGPAWANSLFEDNAEFGLGFRLSVDYLTDRARSLVRELGSELPGELADALLGASAEDEAAIAAQRERVGLLRERLGRSSNPAARALSELADYLVKKSVWIVGGDGWAYDIGFGGLDHVLASDKDVNVLVLDTEVYSNTGGQQSKATPRGASAKFAASGKGTAKKDLGLIAMSYGHAYVARVAFGAKDAQTVRAFAEAESHPGPSLIIAYSHCIAHGYDLVHGPRQQKLAVESGMWNLFRYDPRRTDRGEPPLQMDSGTPKGNVLEYARNEARFRIVERSNPERFALLMKEAEKDAKRRLVLYNELARFALPSEK; the protein is encoded by the coding sequence ATGAACGCCATCACCCACGTCGCCGTAGACGGCAACGAAGCCGCCGCATCCGTTGCTTATCGCGCCAGCGAGGTCATCGCGATCTACCCGATCACCCCCGCCTCGGCGATGGGGGAGCTGGCTGACGACTGGTCTGCACACGGCGAGCCCAACCTGTGGGGACGAATCCCCAGCGTGACGGAGATGCAGTCCGAGGGCGGCGCCGCCGGCGCGGTTCACGGCGCGCTGCAGGCGGGATGTTTGGCCACCACCTTCACGGCGTCCCAGGGCCTGCTCTTGATGATCCCCAACATGTTCAAGATCGCCGGCGAATTGACGCCGTTCGTGCTGCACGTCGCCGCCCGGACCATCGCGACCCACGCGCTCAGCATCTTCGGTGACCACTCGGACGTGATGGCGTGTCGCGGCACTGGCTTTGCGATGCTCTGTTCCAGCTCGGTGCAGGAAGCCCAGGACTTCGCGTGCATCGCACACGCCGCGACGCTCAACTCCCGAGTGCCATTCCTGCACTTCTTCGACGGTTTCCGGGTCTCCCACGAGATCGCCAAGATCGTGCGCTTGGACGACGATCAGCTGAGACACATGCTCCCGGAGGAGGCCATCAGCGCGCACCGCGACCGGGCACTCACGCCGGATCGCCCAGTGCTGCGCGGGACCGCGCAAAACCCCGACACCTTCTTCCAGGCACGGGAAGCCATCAACAGCGTGTACGCAGAATGCCCAGGCATCGTCGAGCGCGCGATGAGCCGGTTCGCCGAGGCGACCGGCCGAAGTTATCGACTGTTCGAGTATCAGGGCCACCCGGAGGCGGAGCGGGTGATCGTGATCATGGGCTCCGCAGCCGAGACCGTCGAACAGACGGTCAACGCCCTCGTCGCACGAGGTGAACGCGTGGGTGTGCTCAAGGTCCGGCTCTACCGCCCCTTCTCGGCCGCCCATTTCCTGGCGGAGATCCCCAAGTCCGCCCGGACTGTGGCGGTGCTCGATCGGACCAAGGAACCTGGAGCACCCGGCGAGCCCCTCTACCTCGATGTCGTTGCAACCTGGTTCGCCGCCGCAGAACGCCCGGCGCCCCGGGTCGTCGGCGGCCGTTATGGCCTGTCGTCGAAGGAGTTCACGCCGGCGATGGTCAAATCCGTGTTCGATGAGCTGGCCAAACCCAGCCCCCGACACGGGTTCACCGTCGGCATCGTGGACGACGTGACGCAACTCTCGCTCGATGTCGACTCGAGCTTCCGCCTGCCCGCAGACGGCGCCTACCAAGCGGTGTTCTGGGGACTTGGTTCCGACGGGACGGTCGGCGCGAACAAGAGCTCGATCAAGATCATCGGTGAAGAGGCCGATCGGTTCGCACAAGGGTACTTCGTCTACGACTCGAAGAAGTCTGGCGCAGTGACCATTTCTCATCTGCGCTTCGGCCCTCAGCCGATCCACGCACCGTATCTGATCGATGAGGCGGAGCTCGTCGCTTGCCACCAATTCGATCTGCTCGAGCGCTACGACGTCCTGGCAACGGCGCGCGACGGAGCAATCTTCTTGCTCAACGCTCCCCAGAAAGGTGCCGACCTGTGGGCAGCGCTGCCGCGCGAAGTTCAGGCGACCATCCTGGGAAAGAAGCTCGTTTGTTACGTCGTCGATGCCCACGGGCTCGCCCGAGAACACGGCCTCGGCGGTCGCATCAACACCGTGATGCAGGCGTGTTTCTTCGTGCTGTCCGGGGCGCTACCCCGGGACGAGGCGCTCGCCCGCATCGAGGCCTCCATCAAGAAGAGCTACGGGTCGCGCGGCGACGAGCTCGTGCATCGCAACATCCTGGCGGCCCGAGCGGCGGCCGAGCACCTCGTCCCGTTCACGCCCCCGACGCTGGAACAGAACGGCAGACCGCGTCCTCCGCCCATCCCGCCCCACGCTCCGGATTTCGTGCAGCGGGTTTCGGGCATGATCCTGGCCGGCCAGGGCGACTTGCTCCCGGTCTCGGCCTTTCCCATCGACGGAACGTGGCCCGTTGGTACGTCACGCTTCGAGAAGCGCAACCTGGCGCATGAAATCCCGGTCTGGGACGAAGGCCTGTGTATCCAGTGCAACAAGTGCGCGCTGGTCTGTCCCCACGCGGCGATCCGCGCCAAGGTCTACGATGGCGCCGCGCTGGCCGGCGCCCCCGAAGCTTTCAAGAGCACCGAGTGGAAGAGCGGCACGCTGCGCGGACAGAGTTACACCATTCAGGTCGCGCCGGAGGACTGCACCGGCTGTTCGGTCTGTGTCGCAGTTTGCCCCGCAAAGGACAAATCAAACCCCCGGCACAAGGCCATCGACATGCAGGCCCAGGCTCCGCTCCGCGAGACCGAGCGCCGGAGCTACGAGTTCTTCCTGGGGCTGCCAGAGGCAGCTCGCTCGGGCCTGGCCGTGGACGTCAAGGAGTCGCAGCTGCTCGAGCCGCTGTTCGAGTACTCGGGCGCCTGCTCGGGCTGCGGCGAAACCCCTTACATCAAGCTGTTGACCCAGTTGTTCGGCGACCGCCTGTTGATGGCAAACGCCACGGGGTGTTCGTCCATTTACGGTGGGAACCTGCCAACCACGCCCTACACCACCAACAAGGCCGGGCGCGGACCGGCATGGGCGAACTCCTTGTTCGAGGACAATGCCGAGTTCGGCCTGGGGTTCCGGCTGTCCGTCGACTACCTGACGGACCGCGCGCGCAGCCTGGTGCGGGAGCTCGGCAGCGAGCTTCCCGGTGAGCTCGCGGACGCACTCTTGGGCGCCTCTGCCGAGGACGAGGCGGCGATCGCTGCACAACGCGAGCGGGTCGGGCTCTTGCGGGAACGCCTCGGGCGCTCGTCGAACCCGGCGGCGCGCGCTCTCTCCGAGCTGGCGGACTACCTGGTGAAGAAGAGCGTCTGGATCGTCGGCGGGGACGGCTGGGCGTACGACATCGGGTTTGGTGGACTCGACCACGTGCTGGCATCGGACAAAGACGTCAACGTGCTCGTGCTCGACACCGAGGTGTACTCCAACACCGGCGGTCAGCAGTCGAAGGCGACACCCCGCGGAGCCTCGGCGAAGTTCGCTGCCAGCGGCAAAGGCACCGCCAAGAAGGACCTCGGGCTGATCGCGATGAGTTATGGCCACGCCTACGTGGCGCGAGTGGCCTTCGGCGCCAAGGATGCACAGACTGTGCGGGCCTTCGCCGAGGCCGAGAGTCATCCGGGCCCATCCCTCATCATTGCCTACAGTCACTGCATCGCGCACGGATATGATCTCGTTCACGGACCGCGTCAGCAGAAGCTCGCCGTCGAATCCGGGATGTGGAATCTCTTCCGTTATGACCCCCGGCGCACCGATCGCGGTGAGCCGCCGTTGCAGATGGACTCGGGAACCCCCAAGGGCAACGTGCTCGAGTACGCGCGCAACGAGGCGCGCTTCCGCATCGTCGAGCGCAGCAACCCGGAGCGTTTTGCGCTGTTGATGAAGGAAGCCGAGAAGGACGCCAAACGCCGCCTGGTGCTCTACAACGAGCTCGCCCGCTTCGCCCTTCCGTCGGAGAAATGA
- a CDS encoding dihydroorotate dehydrogenase-like protein — MDLSTEYLGLRLESPLLLGASPLAHDLDAVRRAVDAGAAAVVMHSLFEEQLTLEELAHDRHAAGGTSTFAEAESWLPVPVGYALGPDAYLEQIARLKRELSVPVIGSLNGVTARGWLRYAKLIQEAGADALELNVYQLSADPLESGEAVEERILSMVRSIEESIQIPLAVKLSPFHTSLAHFAQRLTDAGVAGLVVFNRFYQPDIDIEDLEVRHRLQLSTSTELLLRLRWLAVLHGRAARSLAVTGGVQDATDVVKSIMAGANAVQMVSAVLRRGPLHFATVKSTFTSWLEEHDYESVRQMLGSMSLLRCPDPQAYERANYIQILQTWRDLDRPAH; from the coding sequence ATGGATCTTTCCACAGAATATCTGGGCCTTCGCCTCGAGAGCCCGCTCTTGCTGGGCGCTTCGCCGCTGGCGCACGACCTGGACGCGGTTCGGCGCGCAGTCGACGCCGGCGCGGCGGCAGTGGTGATGCACTCGTTGTTCGAGGAACAACTCACCCTGGAAGAGCTGGCGCACGACCGGCACGCGGCGGGCGGAACGAGCACGTTCGCGGAGGCGGAGAGCTGGCTGCCGGTGCCCGTGGGGTACGCACTTGGGCCGGATGCCTACCTGGAGCAGATCGCGCGACTGAAGCGCGAGCTCAGCGTTCCGGTCATCGGGTCACTGAATGGCGTGACCGCGCGCGGCTGGCTGCGCTACGCAAAGCTCATCCAGGAGGCTGGCGCGGACGCTCTCGAGCTCAACGTATATCAGTTGTCCGCTGACCCGCTGGAGAGCGGCGAAGCGGTCGAGGAGCGTATCCTCAGCATGGTGCGGAGCATCGAGGAGAGCATTCAGATCCCGCTGGCGGTCAAGCTATCGCCCTTTCACACGTCACTCGCACACTTCGCCCAGCGCCTGACCGACGCGGGAGTGGCCGGGCTCGTCGTCTTCAATCGTTTTTATCAGCCTGACATCGACATCGAAGACCTCGAAGTCCGCCATCGGCTGCAGCTCTCGACGTCCACGGAGCTGCTCTTGCGATTGCGTTGGCTCGCGGTCTTGCACGGGCGCGCAGCAAGATCCCTCGCGGTCACCGGTGGTGTCCAGGACGCGACGGACGTCGTCAAGTCGATCATGGCCGGAGCCAACGCGGTGCAGATGGTGAGCGCGGTGTTGCGGCGAGGCCCGTTGCACTTTGCGACGGTCAAATCGACGTTCACCTCCTGGCTCGAGGAGCACGACTACGAGTCCGTCAGGCAAATGCTGGGAAGCATGAGCCTCCTGCGCTGCCCCGACCCGCAAGCCTACGAGCGCGCGAACTACATCCAGATCCTGCAAACCTGGCGCGATCTCGACCGGCCCGCGCACTGA
- a CDS encoding response regulator translates to MASTDDYLATVVDRARLLVVEDDPDMAENLAEVLSELGAVADIAHSAESALEQLGLHDYAGVITDQRLPGRAGVELIRDMRRSGIRTAVVMMSGFMDHQTELIAEEAGALEVLAKPVEIARLARIVQTFARERMDVLVVEDSHELAEDLAAALADLGLAPIVAHSGEEALAQRNLPRVAVVDIRLPDSNGLEVARRLMARDPGLTVMFLSGFAEEHADELGHINIPGSNTLMPCIPKPCNLGWLAQKVHHAAERR, encoded by the coding sequence GTGGCGTCGACTGACGACTACCTAGCCACTGTGGTCGACCGCGCGCGCCTCCTCGTCGTCGAAGATGACCCGGACATGGCCGAGAACCTCGCCGAAGTGCTGTCGGAGCTCGGGGCTGTCGCCGATATCGCTCATTCCGCCGAGAGTGCCCTCGAACAGCTCGGGCTCCACGACTACGCGGGCGTCATCACCGATCAACGCCTGCCAGGCCGTGCCGGCGTCGAGCTGATTCGAGACATGCGCCGCAGCGGGATACGTACCGCCGTCGTCATGATGAGCGGCTTCATGGACCACCAGACGGAGCTCATCGCCGAAGAGGCCGGAGCCCTCGAGGTCTTGGCGAAGCCTGTCGAGATTGCCCGGCTGGCCCGCATCGTTCAGACGTTCGCGAGAGAGCGCATGGACGTGCTGGTGGTCGAAGATTCTCACGAGCTTGCGGAGGACTTGGCTGCGGCGCTAGCCGACCTTGGGCTTGCTCCCATCGTCGCTCATTCTGGCGAGGAGGCCCTCGCGCAACGCAACTTGCCCCGCGTCGCTGTCGTCGACATCCGGCTACCGGATTCCAACGGCCTCGAAGTGGCTCGCCGCTTGATGGCGCGTGACCCGGGCCTCACGGTGATGTTCCTCTCCGGTTTTGCGGAGGAGCACGCGGACGAGCTGGGCCACATCAACATCCCAGGGTCAAACACGCTCATGCCGTGCATCCCCAAACCGTGCAATCTCGGATGGCTGGCGCAAAAAGTGCACCATGCGGCGGAGCGAAGATGA
- a CDS encoding sigma-54-dependent Fis family transcriptional regulator has translation MGQPARILIVDDEANARMALADLLRESGYLADTAGDAFKALARVAEARPDLILTDLRMPSMDGLELLRRVRRTDLNIPVVLMTAFGSVDTALEAMREGALDCIVKPLDTERLLALIAEAVAPNRSEGAASPINEPSELPDVVTRSPEMHEVARLVRRFAPTQASVFLLGEPQTGRARLARALHLLSRRAQAPFVLLACHPLAERAANPHAVRAETRTAVEQASGGTLYLPDVAELPLVAQSALLDALVDAGPTRAPRLISSGLWDLASAVAAGTFREDLARRLTVLQVRIPALRERPDDLVPLARSVLGPRGPGLSAEVVNRLKRHDWPNNIAELRQILSLAHAKSDSGVIRAEHLSIPARSDRRRPTVPGATLADIERFAILQTWAAHGGSTSRAARVLGVSIRKIQYKLQEYGATRGTAEELLRAAENRAAE, from the coding sequence ATGGGTCAACCAGCACGAATTCTGATTGTGGACGACGAAGCCAATGCCCGGATGGCGTTGGCCGATCTGCTGCGTGAGTCCGGCTACCTCGCAGACACCGCCGGAGACGCCTTCAAGGCCCTGGCACGAGTAGCTGAAGCTCGACCGGACCTGATCCTGACGGACCTGCGGATGCCGTCGATGGACGGACTGGAGCTGTTGCGCCGAGTGCGGCGGACCGACCTGAACATTCCCGTAGTGCTCATGACGGCGTTCGGCAGCGTCGACACCGCGCTCGAGGCGATGCGCGAGGGAGCCCTCGATTGCATCGTGAAGCCGCTCGACACCGAGCGCCTCTTGGCCCTCATCGCCGAAGCCGTCGCGCCCAACCGCTCGGAGGGCGCCGCATCGCCGATCAATGAACCGTCGGAGCTGCCCGACGTAGTCACACGGTCGCCCGAGATGCACGAGGTCGCGCGGCTGGTGCGCCGTTTCGCTCCTACACAGGCCAGTGTGTTTCTGCTCGGCGAGCCTCAGACGGGGCGGGCGCGGCTCGCACGGGCGCTGCACCTGTTGTCGCGCCGCGCGCAGGCCCCTTTCGTCCTCCTCGCCTGCCACCCCCTGGCAGAGCGCGCGGCAAACCCACACGCGGTGCGCGCCGAGACCCGCACCGCGGTCGAGCAAGCGTCAGGCGGCACGTTGTACCTTCCCGATGTGGCTGAACTGCCGCTCGTCGCACAGAGTGCGCTGCTCGATGCGCTCGTCGACGCCGGCCCCACGCGAGCACCGCGCTTGATCAGCTCCGGGCTCTGGGACCTTGCCTCGGCCGTGGCCGCGGGCACCTTCCGCGAAGACCTTGCGCGCCGACTGACGGTTCTCCAGGTCCGCATTCCGGCGCTCCGCGAGCGCCCGGACGATCTCGTGCCATTGGCACGCTCGGTCTTGGGCCCCAGAGGTCCCGGACTCAGCGCAGAGGTCGTCAACCGACTGAAGCGCCACGACTGGCCCAACAACATCGCAGAGCTGCGCCAGATCCTCTCACTGGCTCACGCCAAGAGTGATTCCGGTGTGATTCGCGCGGAGCACCTGAGCATCCCAGCGCGCAGCGACCGCCGGCGTCCGACCGTACCCGGCGCCACACTGGCCGACATCGAGCGCTTCGCCATCCTGCAGACCTGGGCAGCGCACGGCGGCAGCACGTCGAGAGCTGCGCGGGTGTTGGGCGTCAGCATCCGCAAGATCCAGTACAAGCTTCAAGAGTATGGCGCGACCCGGGGGACTGCGGAGGAGCTCTTGCGCGCGGCCGAGAACCGGGCTGCTGAATGA